One genomic window of Cololabis saira isolate AMF1-May2022 chromosome 3, fColSai1.1, whole genome shotgun sequence includes the following:
- the isoc2 gene encoding isochorismatase domain-containing protein 2 yields MAKVGRLATKDAVLFLCDMQEKFRPNIFQFSNIVSNSARLLQASRILGIPPILTEQYPKGLGPTVPELGAEDLKAHAKTSFTMMIETVEKELQALGNPKQVILCGIEAHACIACTTFDLLEKGIEVHIVADAVSSRSQTDRLFALSRLKQSGAYLTTTEAVLLQLVQDAKHPNFKEIQKLLTHPSPDTGLLSFFSAL; encoded by the exons A TGGCAAAAGTTGGCAGGCTCGCTACAAAAGATGCTGTTCTCTTCCTCTGTGACATGCAGGAAAAGTTCAGACCCAACATCTTCCAATTCAGCAACATTGTCAGCAATTCGGCCAGACTTCTACAG GCCAGTCGTATTCTGGGGATCCCCCCTATTTTGACGGAGCAGTATCCTAAAGGCTTGGGACCTACGGTGCCAGAGCTAGGAGCTGAGGACCTGAAAGCTCATGCTAAAACCTCATTTACCATGATGATAGAGACGGTAGAGAAGGAGCTGCAAGCCCTAGGAAACCCTAAACAAGTAATTCTGTGTGGAATAGAGGCGCACGCCTGTATCGCA TGCACAACATTTGATCTACTGGAGAAAGGAATCGAGGTCCATATTGTGGCTGATGCTGTTTCATCTAGAAG CCAAACGGATCGCTTGTTTGCCCTGTCCAGACTGAAGCAGAGCGGCGCTTACCTCACCACAACAGAagcagtcctcctgcagctggtTCAAGATGCCAAACACCCAAACTTCAAGGAG ATCCAAAAGCTCCTGACCCACCCATCCCCTGACACTGGTCTTCTCTCCTTCTTCAGTGCTCTGTAG